The Halobacillus amylolyticus nucleotide sequence GTTGCTAAAGTAGTCGAACGGCCTGTGTCTACAATGATGATCTCATTTCTATATCTTTCTATGATGAGACGAATGGTGTCAAAAGGATAAATCTGATATTGCATATTACTAGGAGGTTGTATCGGACCGATTCCTTCCTCACCGTGAATTTCCGGGTAAAACGTCACACCCTCCCGTTGAATTGGCTGGGAAGCACCAGGAATAATAGGAATATCGTTTCTACCCGCTAATTGCACCAAATAAGCAGCATTGGCTGTAGCCTGGTCTTTAGTCACATTACCATAACTGGTGACGATACCAACCAGTTCGATTTCAGGATCCAGCATGGTGTACATAATTGCCAAAGAATCATCAATTCCAGGATCACAAAATAAAAGAATTTTTTTCTTAATAGGAAGCCCCCCTTTTCTATTCTGTATATTCCAAGACTCCATGAATCATGCCTGAAACAGGGGGGCAGTGATGAGCAGGGGCGGTTCGAGATCAATGAAAAAGTCTTAGCCCCCATTAAATTAAGAGAGTATGACTTAAAGGTTACACTCTCTTTTTCTTCAAAATTTAATAGCCCACTATATAATTAGAATTCTTCAAGGGGAATGTGAAAATTTCTCAACCTTAAATTGCGGATTTTTAAACAAAAGGAACGTACGTTCTGATATAATGGCTTTAGAGAAGGAAGGCATATTTTTCATTTTGTGATCTCCCCTGAAAAATCAAAATTACTACAGATCCTTCCTTCTCTCCTTCTACTTAATGTGTTGACTTGATTACACACTGTATAGATAAAATGAAATTCTGTAATGGGGGTATTTACATAGGTTTATATAGGTACTTGACTATCTTCAAAAAAATCACTAATTAAACGTCATGAGCAGAATTGTTATATAGGGAGTTATTACTTTACTATAAATGGGGGATGGATTAACCTAATACAGAAGTAAATATCATGATGATACTAAGGTTTTTTTGGAACAAAATTCATAAGGTGGAGGGCGAAATATGAAAAATATAACTATATTAGAACAGTTAATGTTCACATACTGCCTGCCACTCAAACAATTAGGTGGCAGGCACTTAAGTTTTTTCAGAATTGTTCACAGGGTCTTCCTTCACTCCAGAAAAGTTCATGATCAGTTAGGTTCATTACAATACTGAAAACGGTATCTATATTTTGACGTCCTGATTGATGAGGCAAACTGTGACGGCAGATAGAATCAGGGAAATGATCATGGTTAGAAAGAATATGAAATAGATCATTTTTTGTGATGTTTTCACCTTCCAGTTGTTCTAGTAGGCTATCAATGGTTGTGAGTCGAGTAAAGGAATTCGAAAGCGCATCTTCTAAAATTATTTCTTTCAGGTCTGCCGAGCAAATGTGATTGGTGTGAGTTACTACTCCTTTTTCAGAATTTATCTTGCCCGTGAATACAGGTGAAACTTCCATCCCTATCGTTTCTTCTGATTTGGAAGCAATCAAGAAATGAGCAGCTGATGCCATTTGGTTATGATCAACTTTTGAAATGGCTTCTTTTAATGAATAGGATTCGAGTACTGCTCTCAAACCTAAATGAATTGGTGTTTTAGGCTCCCAGGCATCTGTTACAAGTGCGTTGAGACAGACACCAATCCCTTCGCTATTACTGCCGATTTTTCCAATGATGCCAGCTTCGGTAATCATTTGTATGGAGGGGAATCCTTCTTGTTCAATATCGAGTTGAACAAGTGCATCGATTTGGGAACCTTTCCAATCCCAATTCTGAGCTAGCCACGTTTTGGATGTTTTTGGATTTGTTAACCCAAAGGAAGTGCAACCGTCTGGACCCGTTATTAGTGCAATTTCGCTTCTTGCGTTAATGGCTAAAATATCTTCAAAGCTTACACTGGCTCCTTTAGCCAATCCTTCCATTTCCTCAAGGTAATTTGAATTGTATTTCTCAATTGCTTTTAAGTGGAGTAACGCTTTTTCTTTTGAGTCTTTCCATGACATATTTGAGTATTGGTGGAACATCTTTTCATATGTCTGTAGTGTGGTATGGACTTTCTCTTTAGCTTTTTCACCATGTTTGAAGCCAATCTCATAGGATGATCCACTTAATTTTAGAATTTGCTTCCTGTCCTGGAACTTCTCATTCATAAACAAATTCACTCCTATTACGATTTTAGATTATGTGAGTTAGCTAGGTGGGCTAGGGTTTCTAAAACTGTATTGGTCAAAATTTGCACACCTGGCATTAACATTTGATGATCAAATGACATATTTGGATGATGTAATCCTGGTTTCAAATCACAACCTAGTCCAAGAACGGATGCTTTGATATGGTTCTTTTTCAATGTGTAAAAGTGAAAGTCTTCGCTGCCAGTTGTGGTTACAGGGTCTACTAAGTTCTCTTCTCCGAGGACTTTCCTTATCGAATCTGCCATAAATTCCTGTGCTTCTGGATCGACAATGGCCGATGCCATCATGGATTCTAATGATAAATTAATCGGTACATGATAATAATCCGAGATCGATTTGACAGCATCCTCAACAGATGTAGTTAATTTCTCAATCATGTCATTGGTTTGGGCACGTAAATCAATACTGAAGGTTGCATTCCCCGGAATGATGTTCGCACTTTCGCCGCCAGCCTGAAATTTAGTGAACTTTACCGAGTGTGGAATCATAGGATCTGCATGAATATGGTTTAACCTCTGAACTAATTCTGCACCGATTTCGATCGCATTCACACCGAGATGGGGGCGTGCTCCGTGTGTGTCCTCTCCTAGAACTTCACCAGTTATATGTCTTGCTGCACCGTGAAACAGTGCAGGTGTTGCCATACCACTTCTAACTTCCTGAATAGGGCGTAGGTGGACCCCATACAAAAAATCAACATCATCAACAACGTTTTCTTCAACCATCTTTAGTGCACCCGTACCTTTTTCCTCAGCGGGTTGAAAGATAAAACGAATCGTTCCATTAGGGATGTCTGCCATTTCTTTAATGGACAAGAGCACTCCAAGCACCATTGTCATGTGGGAGTCGTGGCCGCAAGAATGATTCGCTTGAAACTTTCCATCCACCTCTTGCCAGAGAGCATCCATGTCTGCGCGAATAGCCACAACTGGTTTTCCCTCTCCGATTTCTCCAATTACCCCTGTACAGTCGACAAAAGTACGGACGTTACAGCCACTTTCAACTAAAATATTTTTAAGATATTCGGTTGTTTCTGTTTCTTTCCAACTTATTTCAGGATGTGTATGCAGGTGTTCAAAAATTTTCATTATCCTTGATTCTATATTCCTTACTTCCACCATGATCAATTCTCCTTTACTAATGATTACAATTTAAATGTTTGCTTTAGTCGCTTTTCTTCCATTTTTAGTTTACTTTGCCTGGTTCGTTCTGGTTCTTGAAGTGATATGCCTGAAACAAGCGCATTCATAAACGAAAACACAATCGGTGCTGTTTCTGAATGGTTTCCTTTTGAAAAATAAACAGGAAACAAAATGTCAGCATAATTAGAAATAGGTGCAATTCCAGAATCGGTAATACCGATAATCACCCAGCCTCGCCGTTTAGCTTCTTCAGCTAGCATTAAGGTTTCAGTCGAATAAGCGTGAAAAGAGAAAACAATAAATACATGTTTTTGAGATCCGAATTCAAGATGTGCATCTAAATCAGGACGATATAATTTGGCATTAGTACCTATTGATTGAAGGGCATATGTTAGCCAGTGAGCCATCGAAAAATTATAACGCAGGCCCGAAATAAGTACATGTTCTGCGTTTGTTAAATACGTAACAGCCTCATTAAACTGATCTTCTCCTATATTTTTAGAAGTTGATTGGATGTTAACTTGATCATGCAACATGACTTGTTCATGAAAGGGACGCTCTTTATCATCTTCATTAGACAACGAATATTCTTCAAAGTTTCGTTTCTGGTTAAATACATACTCACGTACTTCTTTTTGAAGTTGACTGTACCCCTCATATCCCAAAGTAAGACAAAAACGGGTGATCATTGATTCACTAACCCCAAGAGACTCTCCAACCTTTTTGGCCGGGTTTGCTGCAAAGGCCGTTGGTTCCTCCAGTAAAAGGGTAGCTACTTTTTTTAATCCTTTTGATAGATCATCATAGGATCGTTCTACTTTCTTAAATAAATCGTCCACAAGCGTCCTCCTAATAAATAAAGGATAAATTTCAAAAATATATTGATTTAAAAGAAATACTTCATTATAATCTATCATAACTTGACAATTTTCACAATATTTTTACTTTTGTGAAGAGGATGTTGTTAAAGGAATAATGCTGAGGGGAGGATAATCGAGGAAAAACAGATTTTATATAAGGGAGGAGCTTGCTACATGGCTATTGAGAATAATACTTCTGAAATGCAAAACAATGAACTTCCTAAAAAAGGAAGGAAGAAATTTGCGATGCCAGATGCCTATATCATTATGTTGCTAATCATGCTTTTGGCAGCGCTTGCAACATATATCTTGCCTTCTGGCGTATTTGATCGAGTGGAACAGGGAGACATTACGGTTGTGGTTCCAGACAGCTTTCATACTGTTGATGGGAATCCCACGGGAGTCATGGATTTCTTTTTATCCATCCAAAATGGGTTGGTCGAAACAGCTGGTATCATTTTTTTAGTTTTAATTATAGGTGGAACATTTGCAGTGATAGAATCGACTGGGGCGATCAATGCTTCCATTATGAAGGCAGTCAATAAGACAAAGAACCGCGAACATCTACTCGTCATTTTTGTTGGGATTTTGCTTGCCATTGGGGGACTCACAGGGGCAATTTCGAATGCTGTTATAGCCTTTATTCCAATAGGGATCGTACTAGCAAAGGCGTTAGATTTAGATGCTATCGCAGGCGTTGCAATCATTAAATTAACAGCATATGTCGGATTTAATACGTCATTCATGAGTCCTTTTACAGTACTAATTGCACAGGACATTGCAGGACTTCCTTTATATTCAGGAATTATGTTCAGATCGATTATGACAGTGGTTATATTTGCTGTTACGATCGCTTATATTCTTTGGTATGTAAAAAGAGTAAAAAATGACCCATCGAAAAGTCTTATGGGGGCAAATCGGTTTCCAAAAGGCGAAGAGAACGTCGGTAAAGATGTCCAACTGGATTTTACCGGAAAGCATAAACTTATTCTGTCGTTCGTGGTCTTAGCCATTGTATTCTACATTGTAGGAGCACTTCAATTTGGCTGGTCACTTAACCACATGGCCGCCATTTTCCTGATTATAACGGTCGGAACCGGTATTATTGCCAAAATGTCACCAAATTTTGTTGTCAAAGAATTTATGGGCGGGGCAAAAAATTTAGTTTACGGGGCATTAATCATTGGGTTAGCCAGGGCAATCGTACTGGTTATGCAGAATGGGATGATTCTGGATACAATTGTCCATTGGCTAGCAGTAGCGATGGAACCCTTCTCCTCGGTTTTTGGCGCTATTGCCATGTTTATTGGAAATTCCCTTTTCGCGTTACTTGTATCCTCGGGTAGTGGGAATGCGGTTGTTATGATGCCAATCTTGACGCCATTAGCTGACTTGATGGAAGTACCTAGACAGGTTGCGGTTACAGCCTATCAGTTGTCTGATGGATTTATGAATAGTATTACACCTGCTTCTGGTGTGTTGTTAGCTTGTCTTGCTATTGGTGGGGTTCCATGGACGAAATGGGTTAGGTTCATGATGCCATTAATCGCTATGTGGTATGTATTATCTATGGTATTTCTGGCGATTGGTGTAATGATCGGTTGGGGGCCGAATTACTGATTGGATTGACTCTGGTGTCTATACCTAAACAGCCAGGATGAATTGTGTTCTAACTTGAGTAAGTAATAAAAGGATCCGATAACTCAGGGATAAATCCCTGTTATCGGATCCTTTTGAAATCTTTAATATTCTCCCTTATACATACTAGGGTATAGCATCGGTGTTCCCGACAGAAAATTAAAGGGATGTCAGTGTTTTATATACTTATTTTTTAAAATAAATTAAGAAGTTTTCTGAAAACTATTGTAATTATTCAAGCAGTCGAATACAATGGACCCATGGTCAGACCATCATACCTAAAAGGAGGATTTTATTATGTTTGTTAGATTCGAGAGTAATAATAAAGAAAGTTACGGGGTGTTGGAGGGTGAATCCATTAAGGCTATTAACGGCGATATTTTTGAAAGCGATTACTCGGTTTCGGATGAGACGTATTATGTCAATGAAGTTACTCTATTAGCCCCTTGCCGACCATCAAAAATTGTTTGTGTAGGTCTGAATTATAAGGATCATGCTGAAGAGGTGAGTCTTCCATTACCAGAACAACCACTATTATTCTTAAAGCCCAATACAACATTAATTGGTCCAAATGATGTCGTTAAATATCCTAAGCAAAGTGAACAAATAGATTATGAGGGAGAGCTAGCAATAGTTATAGGTGAAAAGGCAAAAGATGTGAAGCCAACTGAGGCCAATAATTACATTTTAGGTTTTACCTGTGCAAATGACGTAACTGCCAGAGACATTCAATTTGGTGATGGGCAATGGACAAGAGGAAAGTCTTTCGATACATTCCTTCCACTAGGGCCCGGTATAGTTGAAAATGTTAATCTTGAGGATTCAAATATTCAATTAACAGTAAATGGTGAGGTTAAACAAAAATCCAACTTAAATCAACTGATTTTTAAAGTGGATGAGCTAGTTAGTTATATAAGTGAAATCATGACTCTACTACCAGGAGATGTAATTATAACCGGTACCCCTCATGGTGTAGGCCCAGTAAATTCGGGAGATGTAATGAAAGTCAGCATCGATGGAATCGGCGAACTTGAAAATAAAATACTAGATTAAGAGGAGGATATATGAATAATTCGGATATTATTCAGTTAGGTACCTGGGTGCAAATAAACAATTCAACGGTTGTTGAGATATTAGGCAATAGTGGATTTGATTTCGCGGTTATCGACCTGGAACATGGCAATATTTCTCTTGAGACTCTAGAACATATGATTAGAGCAGCGGAAGTTTCATCGATTAAACCAATTGTCCGCGTTAATGAAAATAATGCATCCTTAATAACAAAGGTATTAGATTTAGGCCCAGACGGGATTGTCATCCCAAATATATCAACAAAAGAGGATGCCGTAAGAGCTGTAAACCATTCTAAATACCCTCCATTAGGAAATAGGGGATCTTGTCCTTGTATTCGAGAAGCCGGGCATATGAACAAGGACTGGAACACCTTTATGAAAGAAAGTAACCATAATAAAACAGTCATCGCTTTAGTGGAAGGTAAGGATGGGATAAATAATTTCGAAGAGATCGCTAGTGTAGAGGGGATAGATTTTCTAATGATTGGTCCCTTTGATCTATCGGTTTCCTTGGGAATACCTGGGGATTTTGAAAATCCTTTAATAGAGAGTAAGTATAACGATTTGATAGCAATAGCAAGAAAGTACGATAAAGATATTGTCGGAGTCGATTTTTCCACAGGCCTGGAA carries:
- a CDS encoding C45 family autoproteolytic acyltransferase/hydolase, with translation MNEKFQDRKQILKLSGSSYEIGFKHGEKAKEKVHTTLQTYEKMFHQYSNMSWKDSKEKALLHLKAIEKYNSNYLEEMEGLAKGASVSFEDILAINARSEIALITGPDGCTSFGLTNPKTSKTWLAQNWDWKGSQIDALVQLDIEQEGFPSIQMITEAGIIGKIGSNSEGIGVCLNALVTDAWEPKTPIHLGLRAVLESYSLKEAISKVDHNQMASAAHFLIASKSEETIGMEVSPVFTGKINSEKGVVTHTNHICSADLKEIILEDALSNSFTRLTTIDSLLEQLEGENITKNDLFHILSNHDHFPDSICRHSLPHQSGRQNIDTVFSIVMNLTDHELFWSEGRPCEQF
- a CDS encoding M20 peptidase aminoacylase family protein, which translates into the protein MVEVRNIESRIMKIFEHLHTHPEISWKETETTEYLKNILVESGCNVRTFVDCTGVIGEIGEGKPVVAIRADMDALWQEVDGKFQANHSCGHDSHMTMVLGVLLSIKEMADIPNGTIRFIFQPAEEKGTGALKMVEENVVDDVDFLYGVHLRPIQEVRSGMATPALFHGAARHITGEVLGEDTHGARPHLGVNAIEIGAELVQRLNHIHADPMIPHSVKFTKFQAGGESANIIPGNATFSIDLRAQTNDMIEKLTTSVEDAVKSISDYYHVPINLSLESMMASAIVDPEAQEFMADSIRKVLGEENLVDPVTTTGSEDFHFYTLKKNHIKASVLGLGCDLKPGLHHPNMSFDHQMLMPGVQILTNTVLETLAHLANSHNLKS
- a CDS encoding MurR/RpiR family transcriptional regulator, whose protein sequence is MDDLFKKVERSYDDLSKGLKKVATLLLEEPTAFAANPAKKVGESLGVSESMITRFCLTLGYEGYSQLQKEVREYVFNQKRNFEEYSLSNEDDKERPFHEQVMLHDQVNIQSTSKNIGEDQFNEAVTYLTNAEHVLISGLRYNFSMAHWLTYALQSIGTNAKLYRPDLDAHLEFGSQKHVFIVFSFHAYSTETLMLAEEAKRRGWVIIGITDSGIAPISNYADILFPVYFSKGNHSETAPIVFSFMNALVSGISLQEPERTRQSKLKMEEKRLKQTFKL
- a CDS encoding YfcC family protein → MAIENNTSEMQNNELPKKGRKKFAMPDAYIIMLLIMLLAALATYILPSGVFDRVEQGDITVVVPDSFHTVDGNPTGVMDFFLSIQNGLVETAGIIFLVLIIGGTFAVIESTGAINASIMKAVNKTKNREHLLVIFVGILLAIGGLTGAISNAVIAFIPIGIVLAKALDLDAIAGVAIIKLTAYVGFNTSFMSPFTVLIAQDIAGLPLYSGIMFRSIMTVVIFAVTIAYILWYVKRVKNDPSKSLMGANRFPKGEENVGKDVQLDFTGKHKLILSFVVLAIVFYIVGALQFGWSLNHMAAIFLIITVGTGIIAKMSPNFVVKEFMGGAKNLVYGALIIGLARAIVLVMQNGMILDTIVHWLAVAMEPFSSVFGAIAMFIGNSLFALLVSSGSGNAVVMMPILTPLADLMEVPRQVAVTAYQLSDGFMNSITPASGVLLACLAIGGVPWTKWVRFMMPLIAMWYVLSMVFLAIGVMIGWGPNY
- a CDS encoding fumarylacetoacetate hydrolase family protein, with translation MFVRFESNNKESYGVLEGESIKAINGDIFESDYSVSDETYYVNEVTLLAPCRPSKIVCVGLNYKDHAEEVSLPLPEQPLLFLKPNTTLIGPNDVVKYPKQSEQIDYEGELAIVIGEKAKDVKPTEANNYILGFTCANDVTARDIQFGDGQWTRGKSFDTFLPLGPGIVENVNLEDSNIQLTVNGEVKQKSNLNQLIFKVDELVSYISEIMTLLPGDVIITGTPHGVGPVNSGDVMKVSIDGIGELENKILD
- a CDS encoding HpcH/HpaI aldolase family protein translates to MNNSDIIQLGTWVQINNSTVVEILGNSGFDFAVIDLEHGNISLETLEHMIRAAEVSSIKPIVRVNENNASLITKVLDLGPDGIVIPNISTKEDAVRAVNHSKYPPLGNRGSCPCIREAGHMNKDWNTFMKESNHNKTVIALVEGKDGINNFEEIASVEGIDFLMIGPFDLSVSLGIPGDFENPLIESKYNDLIAIARKYDKDIVGVDFSTGLEEIRRGIDKWKERDISTIMTGIDKLILSQVAKQISNLKH